One Clostridium novyi NT genomic window carries:
- a CDS encoding prepilin-type N-terminal cleavage/methylation domain-containing protein, with protein MKKGYGLIEVLVTLFIISILMLIEVDLVTKESIRYKRNISLDREECYCNSALHFVENEINDIKNKSLIIKDNNIVLEKENGDKYTIKTEGNNGKYKLIILYDKLIDGNKNKNTIAEDLKDVKINKNKNVVYIYIESLKGKKFYKCIGLNQNIEDT; from the coding sequence ATGAAAAAAGGATATGGATTAATAGAAGTTTTAGTTACATTATTTATTATAAGCATACTAATGCTCATAGAAGTTGACTTAGTAACAAAAGAGTCAATAAGGTATAAGAGAAATATATCTTTAGATAGAGAGGAATGTTATTGTAATAGTGCTTTGCATTTTGTGGAAAACGAGATAAATGATATAAAAAATAAGAGCTTAATTATAAAGGACAATAATATTGTATTAGAAAAGGAAAATGGAGATAAGTATACTATAAAAACAGAGGGTAATAATGGTAAATACAAGCTTATAATACTTTACGATAAATTAATAGATGGGAATAAAAACAAGAATACCATTGCAGAGGATTTAAAAGATGTAAAAATAAATAAAAACAAGAATGTTGTGTATATTTATATTGAATCTCTAAAAGGAAAGAAGTTTTATAAATGTATAGGTTTAAATCAAAACATAGAGGATACATAG
- the spoIIIAE gene encoding stage III sporulation protein AE, giving the protein MKKILLVIIMFLMIPLNVQAQTLVEKQKPQLNQEQSSKVERLYDYMTNVKTKYEILNDMDVKTYVKDYMKNGSGNISVGKFAKAILMYSFREVIACSKLMAMIIIIAIICALINNLENAFSNGNLSNVAYFACYALLIIIVTKSFYIGVLEIKDILKGMTDFMAALIPVLLMLLASVGGFTEAATMDPVIIGVTNISARVFTDLIIPIITISFVIQLCNNISSDHKMEKLSGLLNKSVLWIQGIIMTIFIGVITIRGLTTSTIDAVAEKTVKFAIDNFVPVVGKSLSDAISTVAGYSLLLKNALSSVGLVILVTIILFPIIKMLAMGFIYKLTGALVEPISDSKLVKCIESAGDSIILMTSCVISVSVMFFIIICIIAGAGRGAIGI; this is encoded by the coding sequence ATGAAAAAGATATTACTGGTAATTATTATGTTTTTAATGATTCCTCTTAATGTACAAGCACAAACATTAGTAGAAAAACAAAAACCTCAGTTAAATCAAGAACAGAGTAGTAAGGTAGAAAGGTTATACGATTATATGACCAATGTAAAAACTAAATATGAAATACTAAATGATATGGATGTAAAAACATATGTAAAGGATTATATGAAAAATGGAAGTGGAAATATTTCAGTTGGTAAGTTTGCAAAGGCAATACTTATGTATTCATTTAGGGAAGTTATAGCATGTTCAAAGCTTATGGCAATGATAATAATAATAGCAATAATATGTGCTCTTATTAATAATCTTGAAAATGCATTTAGTAATGGAAACTTATCTAACGTTGCATATTTTGCATGTTATGCACTTTTAATTATCATAGTAACTAAAAGTTTTTATATAGGGGTCCTTGAAATTAAGGATATTCTAAAAGGAATGACTGATTTTATGGCAGCGCTTATTCCTGTATTATTGATGCTACTTGCATCTGTTGGAGGATTTACTGAAGCTGCAACCATGGATCCTGTGATAATAGGGGTTACCAATATTAGTGCTAGAGTTTTTACTGATTTAATAATTCCAATAATAACAATTTCTTTTGTAATACAATTATGTAACAACATAAGTAGTGATCATAAAATGGAGAAATTATCTGGACTATTAAATAAGTCAGTTCTTTGGATCCAAGGAATTATAATGACTATATTTATAGGGGTAATTACAATTCGTGGTTTAACCACTAGTACTATAGATGCAGTTGCAGAAAAAACTGTGAAATTTGCCATTGATAACTTTGTTCCTGTAGTTGGAAAAAGTTTATCAGATGCAATATCTACCGTAGCTGGATACTCACTTCTTCTAAAAAATGCACTAAGTAGTGTAGGACTTGTTATTTTAGTAACTATAATATTATTTCCAATAATTAAAATGCTGGCTATGGGTTTTATATATAAACTAACAGGAGCTTTGGTAGAACCCATAAGCGATAGTAAACTTGTTAAATGCATAGAATCAGCAGGGGACTCTATTATACTTATGACTTCCTGCGTTATTAGTGTATCTGTCATGTTCTTCATAATTATATGTATAATTGCTGGAGCTGGAAGAGGCGCTATAGGCATATAA
- a CDS encoding IS1182-like element ISCno1 family transposase produces MLTNNERKQNQLELVYIENLVPENHILRKIDKHIDFSFIRDLTKDLYCADNGRPSVDPVVLFKMLFIGYLFGIRSERQLVKEIQVNVAYRWFLGYGLTDKIPSHSTISQNRTKRFSNTNIHQEIFDNIVFQAINRNLVDGKILYTDSTHLKANANKHKFIKKEITKSTKEYFDELENDINKDRINHNKKPLKKKTKIAETKEIKVSTTDPDSGYMVRDGKPKGFFYLDHRTVDGKYNIITDVHVTPGNINDVDPYVKRIETQIEKFNFNTKYLVADAGYSTNPICKQISDKNYQGVFGFRLGPHVKGKYTKYRFQYVKELDGYVCINNCFLKYRTTTREGYKEYLSNAEHCAYCKYKNNCLTSDKSINRTIRRHVWEDYKDQIFSFTKTEKGKSIYKRRKEKIERSFADSKELHGLRYCRMRGIKNVSEQCLLTAAVQNMKKIAMVLSHYFLCTLIQIYSKLTYIINIFRMLSHKRILA; encoded by the coding sequence ATGCTTACTAATAATGAAAGAAAACAAAATCAATTAGAACTAGTTTATATAGAAAATTTAGTACCTGAAAATCACATACTTAGAAAGATAGATAAACACATAGACTTTTCATTTATAAGAGATTTAACTAAGGATTTATATTGTGCTGATAATGGCAGACCATCAGTGGATCCAGTTGTATTATTTAAAATGCTTTTTATAGGATACCTATTCGGTATACGTTCAGAGCGTCAGCTTGTAAAAGAAATCCAGGTAAATGTAGCTTACAGATGGTTTTTAGGATATGGACTTACTGATAAAATACCAAGTCATTCCACTATAAGCCAGAATAGAACAAAAAGATTTAGTAATACAAATATACATCAAGAAATATTTGATAATATTGTATTTCAAGCTATTAATAGAAACTTGGTTGATGGCAAAATTCTATATACTGATTCTACTCACTTAAAAGCTAACGCTAATAAACATAAATTTATTAAAAAAGAAATAACTAAATCCACAAAGGAATACTTTGATGAATTAGAGAATGACATTAATAAAGATAGAATTAATCATAATAAAAAGCCTCTAAAAAAAAAGACTAAAATAGCTGAAACTAAGGAAATAAAAGTAAGTACAACTGATCCAGACAGTGGATATATGGTTAGAGATGGAAAACCTAAAGGCTTTTTTTATTTAGATCATAGAACTGTTGACGGAAAGTATAATATTATAACAGACGTTCATGTTACTCCCGGGAATATAAACGATGTAGATCCTTATGTTAAAAGAATAGAAACTCAAATAGAAAAGTTTAATTTTAATACAAAATATTTAGTAGCAGATGCCGGATATTCTACGAATCCTATTTGTAAACAAATTTCAGACAAAAATTATCAAGGTGTTTTTGGGTTCCGTTTAGGACCCCATGTTAAAGGAAAATATACAAAATATAGATTTCAGTATGTTAAAGAATTAGATGGATATGTGTGTATTAATAATTGCTTTTTAAAATATAGAACTACTACGAGGGAAGGTTATAAAGAATATTTAAGTAATGCGGAGCATTGTGCTTATTGCAAATATAAAAATAATTGCTTAACATCTGATAAATCCATTAATAGAACTATACGTCGTCATGTTTGGGAAGACTATAAAGATCAAATTTTTAGCTTTACTAAAACAGAAAAAGGTAAAAGTATTTACAAACGACGTAAAGAAAAGATTGAGCGTAGCTTTGCTGATTCAAAAGAATTACATGGGCTACGTTATTGTCGCATGCGAGGAATTAAAAATGTTTCTGAGCAGTGCCTACTTACAGCGGCAGTTCAGAATATGAAAAAGATAGCCATGGTGCTATCGCATTATTTTTTGTGTACATTAATTCAAATTTATTCCAAATTAACATACATAATAAATATTTTTCGAATGCTATCGCATAAAAGAATTTTGGCGTAA
- the efp gene encoding elongation factor P, giving the protein MISAGDLRKGTTFELDGQVYTVIDFLHVKPGKGAAFVRTKLRNVISGGVTETTFNPTAKLQEAVIERKEMQYLYSDGELYYFMDQETFEQIPLNFEQVENAIKFLKENMFAIIKFYKGAAFSVEAPNFVELQIVECEPGIKGNTATNAMKPAKLETGAVVNVPLFVNEGETIRVDTRTGDYMERV; this is encoded by the coding sequence ATGATTTCAGCTGGAGATTTAAGAAAAGGTACTACTTTTGAGCTAGATGGACAAGTTTATACTGTAATTGACTTCTTACATGTTAAACCAGGTAAAGGAGCAGCATTCGTAAGAACAAAACTTAGAAATGTAATCAGTGGAGGAGTTACTGAAACTACATTTAACCCAACAGCTAAGCTTCAAGAAGCTGTTATTGAAAGAAAAGAAATGCAATACTTATACAGTGATGGAGAATTATACTACTTCATGGATCAAGAAACATTCGAACAAATACCTTTAAACTTTGAACAAGTAGAAAATGCTATCAAATTCTTAAAGGAAAATATGTTTGCAATCATCAAATTCTACAAAGGAGCTGCTTTCTCAGTTGAAGCACCTAACTTCGTAGAATTACAAATCGTTGAATGTGAACCAGGAATAAAAGGAAACACAGCAACTAACGCTATGAAACCTGCTAAATTAGAAACAGGAGCTGTTGTTAACGTACCTTTATTCGTTAATGAAGGAGAAACAATAAGAGTAGACACTAGAACTGGTGACTACATGGAAAGAGTATAA
- a CDS encoding CD1247 N-terminal domain-containing protein, whose translation MNPLMSKVLSLKEDIEKLDLREETKDKILFDIGDILLEMTEKIHVLEDKLTEMDEYVTVLDENLGNVEEEVYGFEEEDDDFHTEDYVDIVCDKCNEILAVEKEFIENEDKINCPNCQNSIKLK comes from the coding sequence ATGAATCCTCTTATGTCAAAAGTTCTTTCTTTAAAAGAAGATATAGAAAAACTTGATTTGAGGGAAGAGACAAAAGATAAAATATTATTTGATATAGGTGATATTTTACTTGAAATGACGGAAAAGATACATGTTCTTGAAGATAAGTTAACTGAAATGGATGAATATGTTACAGTTCTTGATGAAAATTTAGGAAATGTAGAAGAGGAAGTTTATGGTTTTGAGGAAGAAGATGATGATTTTCACACTGAAGATTACGTTGATATAGTATGTGATAAATGTAACGAAATCTTAGCAGTTGAGAAAGAATTCATTGAAAATGAAGACAAAATTAATTGTCCTAATTGCCAAAATTCCATAAAGCTAAAGTAG
- the spoIIIAB gene encoding stage III sporulation protein SpoIIIAB, whose amino-acid sequence MYFKILGSILVLLSSTLLGFICGENLKRRFLQLEEIEQALYQLKNEIVYTHNSLPEIFMSVGSKGTKPIGDIFKRVSSLLYDHEVESVHEGFKKALNENKKQLNLKKYDIDILLNLSKSLGESDIEGQQNILTLTIRNIKSQLDSAKNVMEKNIKMYRYLGFSFGAILVIMML is encoded by the coding sequence ATGTATTTTAAAATATTAGGATCTATATTAGTTCTATTATCATCAACTTTACTGGGATTTATATGTGGGGAAAATTTAAAAAGACGTTTTCTGCAATTAGAAGAAATAGAACAAGCATTGTATCAACTTAAAAATGAAATTGTATATACCCATAATTCTCTTCCAGAGATATTTATGAGTGTTGGAAGTAAAGGGACTAAACCTATAGGTGATATTTTTAAGAGGGTTTCCAGTTTATTGTATGATCATGAGGTTGAAAGTGTGCATGAGGGATTTAAAAAAGCTTTAAATGAAAATAAAAAACAGTTAAATCTAAAAAAGTACGATATTGATATACTTTTAAATCTATCAAAATCATTAGGAGAATCAGATATAGAAGGACAACAAAATATACTTACATTAACTATTAGAAATATAAAAAGTCAATTAGATAGTGCCAAAAATGTAATGGAAAAAAACATAAAAATGTATAGATACTTAGGATTTTCCTTTGGAGCTATACTAGTAATAATGATGTTATAG
- a CDS encoding type II secretion system protein → MEELKLMFLLKYKKHIKRKGFTLIELIIVMAIILVMASFLIPKFNGYRGKAERVKAIDTGRQIYVSAMESYMENKGVFNEGQLEKTSKELLGIEKLNIKIVSEDNVVINYDVDNKQYSLKFGKNSSNFYIDDKNGEIYPTYNPKNEKKTNPEEIEGTGSEEDISQDGNDGK, encoded by the coding sequence ATGGAAGAATTAAAATTAATGTTTTTATTAAAATATAAAAAACATATTAAAAGAAAGGGATTTACATTAATAGAGTTAATAATAGTTATGGCTATAATACTTGTAATGGCAAGTTTCTTAATACCAAAGTTTAATGGATATAGAGGAAAAGCGGAAAGGGTAAAGGCAATTGACACTGGTAGACAAATTTATGTATCCGCTATGGAAAGCTATATGGAAAATAAAGGCGTATTTAATGAAGGTCAACTAGAGAAAACTTCAAAAGAGTTATTAGGAATAGAAAAGTTAAATATTAAAATTGTTTCAGAGGATAATGTTGTTATAAACTATGATGTTGACAATAAACAGTATTCTTTAAAGTTTGGTAAGAATAGTAGTAACTTTTATATAGATGATAAAAATGGAGAAATATATCCTACATATAATCCTAAAAATGAAAAAAAAACTAATCCAGAAGAGATAGAAGGAACTGGTAGTGAAGAAGATATAAGTCAAGATGGAAATGATGGTAAATAA
- the spoIIIAA gene encoding stage III sporulation protein AA, which produces MSTKDVFYVLPKEMQMKLQSITIIDKLQEIRIKVNKPLIVYLENKEIILDYIIKKEDIKTILQRISNYSIYAFEEEIKQGYITIKGGHRVGICGSCVIQNETVKTIKNIASLNIRICREVLGCSNKVMPYILQGENVLNTIIISPPKCGKTTLIRDITRNLSTAKKKVCIIDERSEIASCFEGVPQMDVGIRTDILDNCIKSQGIIMAIRSMAPEVIVCDEIGTHSDIQSIVMAMNSGVNLITTIHGFGIEDLYRRPVFNEVVENKIFNRAIILSSRNGIGTVEYIYDFNKNEELWRK; this is translated from the coding sequence ATGAGTACTAAAGATGTATTTTATGTTTTACCAAAGGAAATGCAAATGAAGTTACAGTCAATAACTATCATAGATAAATTGCAGGAAATACGAATAAAAGTAAACAAGCCACTAATAGTGTATTTGGAAAATAAGGAAATCATATTAGATTACATTATAAAAAAAGAAGATATTAAGACTATACTCCAAAGAATAAGCAATTACTCTATATATGCTTTTGAAGAAGAAATAAAACAGGGATATATAACTATAAAAGGTGGTCATAGAGTAGGAATATGTGGTTCTTGTGTGATACAAAATGAAACCGTAAAAACAATAAAAAATATAGCATCTTTAAATATAAGAATTTGCAGAGAAGTTTTGGGATGTTCAAATAAAGTTATGCCATATATTTTACAAGGGGAAAATGTACTTAATACAATTATTATATCTCCACCTAAATGTGGAAAGACTACTTTAATAAGAGATATAACAAGAAACTTATCTACGGCAAAAAAGAAAGTGTGCATCATTGATGAAAGAAGTGAAATTGCATCTTGTTTTGAAGGAGTACCTCAAATGGATGTAGGTATAAGAACTGATATACTTGATAATTGCATAAAAAGTCAAGGAATAATAATGGCAATAAGAAGTATGGCACCTGAGGTTATAGTCTGTGATGAGATAGGAACTCATAGTGATATACAAAGCATAGTAATGGCTATGAATTCAGGAGTGAATTTAATAACAACTATACATGGTTTTGGAATAGAAGATTTATATAGAAGACCTGTATTTAACGAAGTTGTTGAGAATAAAATTTTTAATAGAGCTATAATTTTAAGTTCTAGAAATGGAATTGGAACAGTAGAATATATATATGATTTCAATAAAAATGAGGAACTTTGGAGGAAATAA
- a CDS encoding type II secretion system F family protein, which translates to MGIYKYRAVDINGRIVKGKKIASKDTEFIEDLHDKNLYILDYKVTEDKNIFDKLNYINYKDIGMLLKQLGELLKCGINIEKALDILINEKLKIPIRKSLFSIKTDIEKGKSLSSSINKFTKIYPNFMRQMISVGEKSGKLDEVVLKLSEYYLKQYKIKKKVKGVFTYPIFVFVMIIMITMFITFNIVPKFAENFIKLNKPMPIGIERILQFNNALKSYKLYVILICILVTLRTLYKKGYINNLLEKFTCRGVLGSIYKQVHEISIIQSLSILLSSGIPLVSALDIILNSVDNKTIKNKIIKVISNIKEGMSFADSLRYEKMFNEFFLCMISVGEKIGNIEELIENAIVVKQEDIDSLINKLIKSIEPVTILVLGLIVTFIMINILFPMISTMDSII; encoded by the coding sequence ATGGGTATATATAAGTATAGAGCTGTAGATATAAATGGACGTATAGTTAAGGGAAAGAAGATTGCAAGTAAGGATACAGAATTTATAGAAGATCTCCATGATAAAAATTTATATATATTAGATTATAAAGTAACTGAAGACAAAAATATATTTGATAAGTTAAATTATATTAACTACAAAGATATAGGAATGCTTTTAAAACAACTAGGTGAGTTATTAAAATGTGGAATAAACATAGAAAAAGCATTGGATATATTAATTAATGAGAAACTAAAGATACCCATTAGAAAAAGCTTATTCTCTATAAAAACTGATATTGAAAAAGGAAAAAGTTTATCTAGTAGTATAAATAAGTTTACTAAAATTTATCCAAATTTTATGAGGCAAATGATATCTGTTGGAGAAAAAAGTGGTAAGTTAGATGAGGTAGTGTTAAAACTTTCAGAATATTACCTTAAACAATATAAAATAAAGAAAAAAGTTAAAGGAGTATTTACATATCCAATATTTGTATTTGTTATGATTATCATGATAACAATGTTTATTACATTTAATATAGTACCTAAATTTGCAGAAAACTTCATTAAGTTAAACAAACCTATGCCAATTGGTATAGAGAGAATACTTCAATTTAATAATGCATTAAAGTCATATAAATTATATGTAATTCTAATTTGTATATTAGTTACGCTGAGAACATTATATAAAAAGGGATATATAAACAACTTATTAGAAAAATTCACATGTAGAGGGGTTCTAGGATCAATATATAAACAGGTACATGAAATTAGTATAATTCAAAGTTTAAGTATTCTTTTAAGTAGTGGAATTCCACTGGTTTCAGCTTTAGATATTATTTTAAATAGTGTTGATAATAAAACAATCAAAAACAAGATTATAAAAGTAATTTCAAATATTAAAGAAGGTATGAGTTTTGCTGATTCACTAAGATATGAAAAAATGTTTAATGAGTTTTTTCTATGTATGATTTCAGTTGGTGAAAAAATAGGAAATATAGAGGAACTTATAGAAAATGCAATAGTCGTAAAACAAGAAGATATAGACTCTTTAATTAATAAGTTAATAAAAAGTATAGAACCTGTCACAATTTTGGTATTGGGGTTAATTGTAACCTTTATTATGATTAATATTTTATTTCCTATGATAAGTACTATGGATTCTATTATTTAA
- a CDS encoding GspE/PulE family protein — protein MENKLSCLKLKNKVPYIKSISLDDIYISKEALKLLTKEVVKKYGVMPFKLEYDKLHIAMIDPYNTSTIEEIRFITGREVIPYKDTKYSIFSAIEVYYEKEIVDEVLKDIKDIGYTSKIIKENNKIIENAPVVKLTNSIINQAINKKASDIHLEPFKNKVIVRFRIDGVLNERMTIPKEVYVLVNTRIKIKSGMDISKKMIPQDGKMEYEFRDKTFNLRVSSIPTINGEKIVIRILYKTNKNIDINNLIEDQDDLILIKKILSHPSGIILVTGPTGSGKTTTLCSMLNELNSKERNIVTIEDPVEYEIERINQMNVNNKAGLTFSSALRSILRQDPDTIMIGEIRDAETADISVKAAITGHLVLSTLHTKDAATTPMRLCDMNVENYLIADSLVAVIAQRLVRKICPYCKEEYILNDREMEFLNIHNKEKVYKGRGCKFCNGSGYKGRRAVFEIMYLDETHRELIRKGQSSNKIRNYSIKSGMKSIKESCEKLVLSGVTTVEEVMRVSYGYI, from the coding sequence TTGGAAAATAAATTATCATGTTTAAAATTAAAAAATAAAGTACCTTATATAAAAAGTATTTCATTAGATGATATATACATTTCTAAAGAGGCTTTAAAACTTTTAACTAAAGAAGTAGTTAAAAAGTATGGAGTAATGCCATTTAAATTAGAATATGATAAGCTACACATTGCTATGATAGACCCATATAATACATCTACTATTGAAGAAATAAGATTCATTACTGGAAGAGAGGTTATACCATACAAAGATACAAAATATAGTATATTTTCAGCCATAGAAGTTTATTATGAAAAAGAAATAGTGGATGAAGTGCTTAAAGATATAAAAGACATAGGATATACAAGTAAGATTATAAAGGAAAATAATAAAATTATAGAAAATGCTCCAGTAGTAAAGCTTACAAATTCAATAATTAATCAAGCTATCAATAAAAAAGCCAGTGACATTCATTTAGAACCTTTTAAGAATAAAGTTATAGTTAGATTTAGAATTGATGGGGTTTTAAATGAAAGGATGACAATACCAAAAGAAGTATATGTTCTTGTAAATACTAGAATAAAAATAAAATCAGGAATGGATATTTCAAAGAAAATGATACCTCAAGATGGAAAAATGGAATATGAATTTAGAGATAAAACTTTTAATTTAAGGGTTTCATCAATTCCAACAATAAATGGAGAAAAAATAGTAATAAGAATTTTATATAAAACCAACAAAAATATAGATATTAATAATTTAATAGAAGATCAGGATGACTTAATATTAATAAAGAAAATACTAAGTCATCCAAGTGGAATTATTTTAGTAACAGGACCAACAGGCAGTGGGAAAACTACTACTTTATGTTCTATGTTAAATGAGCTTAATTCTAAAGAGCGAAACATAGTAACAATAGAAGATCCCGTTGAATATGAAATTGAAAGAATAAACCAGATGAATGTAAATAATAAAGCAGGACTTACATTCTCATCAGCTTTAAGAAGTATTTTAAGGCAAGATCCAGATACGATTATGATCGGTGAAATTAGAGATGCAGAGACAGCTGATATTTCTGTAAAAGCAGCAATAACTGGGCATTTAGTGTTATCTACACTTCATACAAAAGATGCGGCAACTACACCAATGAGATTGTGCGATATGAATGTAGAAAATTATCTCATTGCTGATTCATTAGTGGCTGTAATAGCACAAAGATTGGTTAGAAAGATATGTCCATATTGTAAAGAAGAGTATATTTTAAATGATAGAGAAATGGAGTTTTTAAATATACATAATAAAGAAAAAGTGTATAAGGGAAGAGGATGCAAGTTTTGTAATGGAAGTGGGTACAAAGGCAGAAGAGCTGTTTTTGAAATAATGTACTTAGATGAAACCCATAGAGAACTTATAAGAAAAGGGCAATCTTCTAATAAAATAAGGAACTATAGTATTAAAAGTGGAATGAAAAGTATTAAAGAAAGTTGTGAAAAATTAGTGTTAAGTGGCGTCACTACAGTTGAAGAAGTTATGAGGGTGTCTTATGGGTATATATAA
- the spoIIIAC gene encoding stage III sporulation protein AC → MLDVSLIFKIAAVSILIIILDKILESTGKKDYAVIANLAGIIIVLMMVINLINKLFSTVKTMFQF, encoded by the coding sequence ATGTTAGATGTAAGTTTAATTTTTAAGATAGCAGCTGTAAGCATACTTATAATTATTCTTGATAAGATACTAGAAAGTACAGGGAAAAAGGACTACGCGGTTATAGCTAATTTAGCTGGAATAATCATTGTTTTAATGATGGTTATAAATTTGATAAACAAGTTATTCAGCACTGTAAAAACAATGTTCCAATTTTAG
- the spoIIIAD gene encoding stage III sporulation protein AD encodes MEIVKIVAFAFITLFIILIFKNRNDEYVVHISIAAGIIIFLFMIDKITAVMQLLQELALKANIDFVYLNTVFKILGIAYLASFCSEICKDAGQSSLASKVEFAGKILILVLAVPILMAVLQGIVNII; translated from the coding sequence ATGGAAATAGTAAAAATAGTTGCATTTGCCTTTATTACATTATTTATAATTCTTATTTTTAAAAATAGAAATGATGAATACGTAGTACATATTAGTATAGCTGCTGGAATAATAATATTTTTATTTATGATAGATAAAATTACAGCTGTAATGCAATTGCTTCAGGAGTTAGCACTTAAAGCTAACATAGATTTTGTGTATTTAAATACAGTTTTCAAAATACTTGGAATTGCTTATTTAGCTTCATTTTGTAGTGAAATTTGCAAAGATGCAGGACAAAGCAGTTTAGCATCTAAAGTTGAATTTGCTGGAAAAATACTAATACTAGTATTGGCAGTTCCAATATTAATGGCAGTACTACAAGGAATTGTCAATATAATTTAA